From the genome of Lotus japonicus ecotype B-129 chromosome 6, LjGifu_v1.2, one region includes:
- the LOC130724944 gene encoding two-component response regulator ARR11-like: protein MENGRFPCPLQHDFPAGLRVLLVDHDPTCLQILERKLKKCDYEVTACCLARHALNLLRERKDGYDIVISDENISDMDWLKLLEHVRLEMDLPFIMMSKDGETSKVMKSVQLGACAYLHKPVRIKELKIIWQHVLRKRIDEAREFESFESIHLMKNGSEQSDYGDLIAGEGMTSTKKRKVADNREFSDPSTTKKARFVWSDDLHYKFAKAVNQIGLDKAGPKKILDLMNVPWLTREKIASHLQKYRLYLSRLQKDGGQKSSSKGNLTSFDCAIPTQYSWTEVPGMQLREEQKSIVQLEDSFNQLPPLLGKQHHIQVDQSQSIASISSTPAITEAGIPACIETKSLFSDYQSSHTSSVSSEVSALDTFPIQPGSLMMSDQPLQPTPAANLGLKTQGSNLSSISDLEFYQRNLLLGGDTPASLDEDLYSYWIQGGCYNMNFGLQSTAMTEFYDPGFITEVLPLLYDSTDYSGIDQIYS from the exons ATGGAAAATGGTCGTTTCCCTTGTCCTCTTCAACATGATTTTCCTGCTGGTCTGCGAGTCCTCCTTGTCGATCATGATCCAACATGTTTGCAGATTCTTGAAAGGAAGCTCAAGAAGTGCGACTATGAAG TGACTGCTTGTTGTTTAGCAAGACATGCTCTGAACTTGCTTCGTGAAAGGAAGGATGGATACGATATAGTGATCAGTGATGAAAACATATCTGACATGGATTGGTTGAAACTCCTTGAGCATGTTAGACTCGAGATGGATCTTCCTTTCATTA TGATGTCTAAGGATGGAGAAACAAGCAAAGTGATGAAAAGCGTCCAACTTGGAGCGTGTGCTTATCTCCACAAGCCTGTACGAATCAAAGAACTAAAAATTATATGGCAACATGTATTAAGAAAAAGGATAGATGAGGCTAGAGAATTTGAAAGTTTTGAGAGCATTCACTTGATGAAAAATGGATCAGAACAGTCTGATTATGGAGACCTGATTGCTGGAGAAGGTATGACCTCaaccaagaaaagaaaagttgcAGATAACAGAGAATTTTCCGATCCATCTACCACAAAGAAAGCTAGATTCGTTTGGTCTGACGATCTTCATTACAAGTTTGCTAAAGCGGTGAATCAGATTGGACTAGATA aagctgGTCCCAAGAAAATACTAGATTTGATGAATGTTCCATGGCTGACTAGAGAGAAGATTGCTAGCCACTTGCAG AAATACCGGCTTTACTTGAGTAGGCTTCAGAAAGACGGCGGACAAAAATCTTCCTCAAAAGGTAACCTTACATCGTTTGATTGTGCCATCCCAACACAGTACTCTTGGACTGAAGTTCCAGGAATGCAACTCAGAGAAGAACAGAAGTCAATTGTTCAGTTAGAGGATAGCTTCAACCAGTTGCCGCCATTACTTGGAAAGCAGCACCATATCCAAGTTGATCAATCACAATCAATTGCTTCAATTAGTTCCACTCCCGCAATAACTGAGGCAGGGATTCCTGCTTGTATAGAAACAAAATCTTTGTTTTCTGATTACCAGAGCAGTCACACCAGTTCTGTGAGTTCCGAAGTGAGTGCACTTGACACCTTTCCGATTCAACCTGGAAGCCTTATGATGAGTGATCAACCTTTACAACCAACACCCGCTGCAAATTTAGGCTTGAAAACACAGGGATCTAATCTCAGTTCCATTTCTGATTTAGAGTTTTACCAAAGAAACCTACTTTTGGGAGGTGATACTCCTGCTTCTTTGGATGAGGACTTATATTCTTACTGGATACAAGGTGGATGCTATAATATGAACTTCGGTCTGCAGAGTACAGCTATGACTGAGTTTTATGATCCAGGGTTTATTACAGAAGTTCTGCCCCTCTTATATGATTCAACTGATTATTCAGGTATAGATCAAATCTATTCATAG